The Deferribacterota bacterium region TATTAATTGAAATAAGGTTAGTTAACTTTTCATTTTCTCCTTTTAAAGCCTCTAAAAAGAGGCTTATACTCTCTTTTTTACTATTTACAACTGGGATAGGAAAGGGTTTAAAAAAATCAGAAGGATTAATAATC contains the following coding sequences:
- a CDS encoding anthranilate phosphoribosyltransferase, with translation IINPSDFFKPFPIPVVNSKKESISLFLEALKGENEKLTNLISINSALAIHLVSGASLEYAFYYAKRALQRKKVWRKFLSLRDDSYI